A single genomic interval of Mangifera indica cultivar Alphonso chromosome 5, CATAS_Mindica_2.1, whole genome shotgun sequence harbors:
- the LOC123216462 gene encoding laccase-6-like, producing MRVTKLCNSKEIVTVNNIFPGPVVYAQEDDRVIVKVTNQSPYNATIHWHGVRQRLSCWFDGPSYITQCPIQPGQTFTYEFTLVKQKGTFFWHAHVSWLRATLYGALIVFPKTGVPYPFKYPYEEHTIILGEYWLQDVVQLERQVTASGGAPPPADAYTINGHPGPNYNCSANDVYKIDVVPGKTYLLRLINAAVNTESFFAIANHKLTIVEADAEYTKPFVTDRVMLGPGQTMNVLVTADQPIAKYAMAMGPYMSAPNVSFQNISAISYFQYLGALPNSLSFPAKLPSFNDNFAVKTVMDGLRSLNPVPVPKEIDSNLFVTIGLNVQKCHSKTPQQNCQGINNGVMAASMNNISFIKPGVSVLEAFYNKIDGHFTEDFPDAPLKFYDFVNGAPNNIPNDTQSLNGTRTKILEYGTRVQIILQDTGTVFTENHPIHLHGFSFYVVGYGSGNYNPQTVNFNLVDPPYMNTIGVPVGGWAAIRFTADNPGNFSVSSFSFFNC from the exons ATGAGAGTCACTAAACTGTGTAACTCCAAAGAAATCGTCACAGTCAATAACATATTCCCAGGCCCCGTAGTTTATGCACAAGAAGATGATAGAGTGATTGTCAAAGTCACTAATCAATCGCCTTACAATGCTACAATTCACTG GCATGGGGTGAGGCAAAGACTCTCGTGCTGGTTTGATGGACCGTCTTACATAACCCAGTGCCCTATACAACCAGGGCAAACTTTCACATATGAATTCACATTGGTTAAGCAGAAGGGCACCTTTTTTTGGCATGCTCATGTTTCTTGGCTTAGGGCCACCCTTTATGGTGCTCTTATTGTGTTTCCCAAGACTGGGGTCCCTTACCCTTTCAAGTACCCTTATGAAGAGCATACAATAATCCTTG GTGAGTATTGGCTGCAGGATGTAGTACAACTTGAGCGGCAAGTTACAGCTAGTGGCGGAGCTCCTCCACCGGCTGATGCATATACCATCAACGGCCACCCTGGTCCCAACTACAATTGCTCCGCCAATG ATGTGTATAAGATTGATGTTGTCCCCGGGAAGACATATCTATTAAGGTTGATAAACGCAGCCGTAAACACGGAGAGCTTTTTCGCCATAGCTAATCACAAATTAACAATTGTGGAGGCTGATGCTGAGTACACAAAACCATTTGTTACAGACCGAGTCATGCTTGGCCCAGGACAGACGATGAACGTTCTCGTCACTGCTGATCAACCAATAGCGAAATATGCTATGGCTATGGGACCCTACATGTCTGCACCAAACGTCTCATTTCAAAACATATCAGCAATTTCTTACTTTCAATACTTAGGAGCCCTGCCTAACAGTTTATCATTTCCAGCTAAACTGCCAAgctttaatgataattttgctgTTAAGACTGTTATGGATGGACTAAGAAGCCTAAACCCTGTTCCAGTTCCAAAAGAAATTGACAGCAACCTTTTTGTCACCATTGGATTAAATGTCCAAAAGTGCCACTCCAAAACACCCCAACAAAATTGCCAAGGTATCAATAATGGGGTTATGGCAGCTTCAATGAACAACATCAGTTTTATCAAGCCTGGTGTTTCAGTTTTGGAAgctttttataacaaaattgatGGTCATTTCACAGAGGACTTCCCTGATGCTCCCCTGAAATTCTATGACTTTGTCAATGGGGCTCCTAATAATATCCCTAATGACACTCAATCATTGAATGGGACTAGGACCAAGATCCTTGAATATGGGACCAGAGTGCAAATTATCTTGCAAGATACTGGAACCGTCTTCACCGAAAACCATCCGATTCATCTTCATGGCTTCAGCTTCTATGTTGTAGGTTATGGCAGCGGCAACTATAATCCACAAACTgtaaatttcaatttggtggATCCCCCTTACATGAACACAATTGGAGTTCCCGTTGGTGGATGGGCTGCCATTCGATTCACTGCAGACAATCCTGGTAATTTCTCTGTGTCTtcgttttctttctttaattgttaa